Proteins from a genomic interval of Oreochromis aureus strain Israel breed Guangdong linkage group 6, ZZ_aureus, whole genome shotgun sequence:
- the tyrp1b gene encoding tyrosinase-related protein 1b has product MYSQSLWSVGLVWTLCTTLTLAQFPRECVTPEGLQSGQCCPSPTGVAGDECGFSTGRGQCVTIEADSRRHGPQYPYAGRDDRERWPLRFFNRTCRCNGNFTGYNCGRCRHGLTGPNCDQRISVVRRNIMQMSTAEKQAFVNALDQAKRTVHPDLVICTRRYQELFGPDGNTPQFENITIYNYFVWSHYYSVSKTYLGPGQTSFGGVDFSHEGPGFVTWHRFHLLQLERDMQDMLGNPTFALPYWNFAIGGSECDICTDDLLGARSTFDMSSISPNSVFSQWRVICESVDDYDTLGTICNSTESSPIRRNPAGNVARPMVQRLPEPKDVLDCLEINTFDTPPYYSTSSESFRNTIEGYSAPQGMYDPVIRSLHNLAHLFLNGTGGQTHLSPNDPIFVLLHTFTDAVFDEWLRRHQPGDTVYPDENAPIGHNRRFNMVPFWPPVTNAEMFVPAPENLGYSYEVQWPARTFTLSEIISVAVIAAVLVVVVVGIVIACAMRSHSYNSAEALEPLLAETYRRYSEEDRRLDKSQSVV; this is encoded by the exons ATGTACAGTCAGAG CTTGTGGAGTGTGGGTTTGGTGTGGACCTTGTGCACCACGCTCACCTTGGCCCAGTTCCCGAGGGAGTGTGTCACTCCTGAGGGGCTGCAGAGCGGCCAGTGCTGCCCATCCCCTACAGGGGTGGCAGGAGACGAGTGTGGCTTCAGCACAGGAAGAGGCCAGTGTGTGACCATTGAGGCTGACAGTCGGCGCCATGGACCTCAGTACCCTTATGCCGGGCGCGATGACAGAGAGAGGTGGCCGCTGAGATTCTTCAATCGCACTTGCCGCTGTAATGGGAATTTCACTGGCTACAACTGTGGGCGATGCAGACATGGGCTAACTGGACCAAACTGTGATCAGAGGATCTCTGTGG TAAGGAGAAACATCATGCAGATGAGCACAGCTGAGAAGCAGGCGTTTGTAAATGCTCTGGATCAAGCTAAAAGGACTGTCCACCCTGACCTCGTCATCTGTACAAGACG GTACCAGGAGTTGTTTGGGCCTGATGGCAACAccccacagtttgagaacaTCACCATTTATAATTACTTTGTTTGGAGTCACTACTACTCTGTCAGTAAGACGTACCTGGGGCCAGGCCAGACCAGCTTTGGAGGTGTAGACTTCTCCCACGAGGGCCCAGGTTTTGTCACCTGGCATCGTTTTCATCTGCTGCAACTGGAGAGAGACATGCAG GACATGCTGGGCAACCCCACCTTTGCCCTGCCCTACTGGAACTTCGCCATTGGAGGCAGCGAATGCGACATCTGCACAGATGACCTGCTGGGAGCCAGGAGCACATTTGATATGAGCTCCATCAGCCCCAACTCTGTGTTCTCACAGTGGAGGGTCATCTGCGAGAGTGTGGATGACTACGACACTCTGGGCACCATCTGCAACA GCACAGAGAGCAGTCCCATCAGGAGGAATCCAGCAGGCAACGTGGCGCGGCCCATGGTGCAGAGGCTGCCGGAGCCCAAGGATGTGCTGGACTGTCTGGAGATCAACACCTTTGATACCCCTCCTTACTACTCCACCTCCTCCGAGAGCTTCAGGAACACCATCGAAG GCTACAGCGCCCCCCAGGGGATGTACGACCCGGTGATCCGCAGTCTTCACAATCTGGCCCACCTCTTCCTCAACGGGACGGGTGGACAGACTCACCTGTCGCCCAATGATCCCATCTTTGTCTTGCTTCACACCTTTACCGATGCAGTCTTTGACGAGTGGCTCCGCAGGCATCAACCGG GTGACACTGTTTACCCCGATGAGAACGCTCCCATTGGACACAACCGCAGGTTCAACATGGTTCCTTTCTGGCCGCCTGTCACCAATGCTGAGATGTTTGTGCCTGCCCCAGAAAACCTGGGATACTCATATGAGGTCCAGTGGCCGG CTCGTACCTTCACCCTCTCTGAGATCATCAGCGTAGCCGTTATTGCTGCAGTGTtggttgtggtggtggttggtATCGTCATAGCCTGCGCCATGCGTTCTCACTCTTACAACTCTGCCGAGGCCCTGGAGCCGCTGCTGGCAGAAACCTACCGACGCTACTCAGAGGAAGACCGCAGGCTGGACAAATCACAGTCTGTTGTCTAA